The following nucleotide sequence is from Myxococcaceae bacterium JPH2.
CTGGTGCACAAGCCCGCGCTGCTCATCCTCGACGAGCCGACGAGCGGGTTGGATCCGCGGCAGATTGTGGAGATGCGCCGAGTCATCCGCGGCCTGCGGGGCGAGCACACGGTGCTGGTGTCCAGCCACATCCTCCCCGAGATTTCCCAGACGTGTGACCGGCTGCTCATCATCCACCAGGGCACGCTGGTGGCGCAGGGCACCGAGGACGAGCTGGCCCGGCGAATGGGCGGCGGCGGGAGCATCGAGGTGGAGGTGCGCGGCGACAGGGCGCGCGCCGTGGCGGTGCTCCAGGAGTTCGGCGCGGTGGAGGTGGAGCGCGCCAGTGAGGACGGGGTGGAGCTGAAGCTGCGGGCATCACCGGACCTGCGTCCGCGCGTGGCCCAGGCGTTGGTGGGCGCGGGGCTCGAGCTGCTGCGCCTGGACCAGGGCGCCGGCCAACTGGAGTCCATCTTCTTGGGACTGACCCACGGTCAGGAGGCGCGGGCGTGAAGGCCTGGTTGATTGCGCGTCGCGAACTCGCTGGTTACCTGCGCACCTGGAGTGGCTACATCATCCTCTCGGTCATCCTCGCGTTGAACGGACTGTTCTTCAACGCGTACGCCTTGAGTGGTGCGAGCAAGCGCTCGGCCGAAGTGCTCTCGGGGTTCTTCTATTACTCCAGCGGCTTCACCGTCGTGGCCGCGCTCTTCATCTCCATGCGCCTCTTGGCCGAGGAGCGACAGATGGGGACGTTGCCGCTCCTGTACTCGTCACCCGTGAAGGACCGCGACATCGTGCTGGGCAAGTTCCTCGCGGGGCTGGCCTTCCTGTCGCTGTACATCCTCTGCACCGCGTACATGCCGCTGCTGATTCTGGTGAACGGCAAGGTATCGCTGGGGCACGTGTCCGCGGGCTACCTGGGCCTGCTG
It contains:
- a CDS encoding ABC transporter permease subunit; protein product: MKAWLIARRELAGYLRTWSGYIILSVILALNGLFFNAYALSGASKRSAEVLSGFFYYSSGFTVVAALFISMRLLAEERQMGTLPLLYSSPVKDRDIVLGKFLAGLAFLSLYILCTAYMPLLILVNGKVSLGHVSAGYLGLLLLGSASLAVGTFGSALSRNQLMAAITSAVMLVALILCWLLARITEQPLSEVFSALSLWNQHFPPFQSGLIHTRDVAYYLVVTYVALFAATRVVEARRWR
- a CDS encoding ABC transporter ATP-binding protein, translated to MIQVEGLTKYYGEHAAIRDLAFTIGQGEVIGFLGLNGAGKSTTLKVLGCVLLPTSGRVVIDGHDVVGNPHEVRQRMGYLPDVPPLYDEMTVGEYLSYVAQLRGVASRATSARVAEAEEKTDLRDVHGELISTLSHGFRQRVGVAQALVHKPALLILDEPTSGLDPRQIVEMRRVIRGLRGEHTVLVSSHILPEISQTCDRLLIIHQGTLVAQGTEDELARRMGGGGSIEVEVRGDRARAVAVLQEFGAVEVERASEDGVELKLRASPDLRPRVAQALVGAGLELLRLDQGAGQLESIFLGLTHGQEARA